One Chionomys nivalis chromosome 4, mChiNiv1.1, whole genome shotgun sequence genomic region harbors:
- the Apoa5 gene encoding apolipoprotein A-V, which produces MVNMAAVITWALALLSVFAATQARKDFFDYFRQSSGDKGMMGQQQKVARESTKNSLEQDLYNLNNFLGKLSPSSGPGKEPHPLAQDPEGMRKQLQQELGEVRARLGPYMAAKHQQIGWNLEGLRQQLKPYTVELMEQVGLSVQELQEQLRLVGEDTKAQLLGGVAEALSLLQEMQSRVLHHTDRVKKLFHPYAERLVTGIGHHVQELHRSVAPHAAASPARLSRCVQSLSHKLTLKAKDLHTSIQRNLDQLREGLSAFVRTSADGAEAGASPDPQALSEEVRQRLQAFRHDTYLQIAAFTRAIDQETEEVQQQLAPPPPGHSAFAPELEHPDKDKALNRLQSRLDDLWEDISYSLHDQDHSQLGEP; this is translated from the exons ATGGTAAACATGGCTGCAGTCATCACTTGGGCCCTGGCCCTCCTCTCAG TGTTTGCAGCTACTCAGGCACGGAAGGATTTCTTCGACTACTTCAGACAGAGCAGTGGGGACAAAGGCATGATGGGCCAGCAGCAGAAGGTGGCACGGGA GAGCACGAAAAATAGCTTGGAGCAAGACCTCTACAATCTGAACAACTTCCTAGGAAAGCTGAGCCCCTCAAGTGGGCCGGGGAAGGAGCCTCACCCACTGGCACAGGATCCAGAAGGCATGAGGAAGCAGcttcagcaggagctgggggaggtgaGAGCTCGCCTGGGACCCTACATGGCTGCAAAGCACCAGCAGATAGGCTGGAACTTGGAGGGCTTGAGGCAGCAGCTGAAGCCCTACACAGTGGAGCTGATGGAGCAGGTGGGCCTGAGCGTGCAGGAGCTGCAAGAACAGTTGCGTCTGGTGGGAGAAGACACCAAGGCCCAGCTGCTGGGGGGCGTGGCCGAGGCGCTGAGTCTGCTGCAGGAAATGCAAAGTCGAGTGCTGCATCACACAGACCGGGTCAAAAAACTCTTCCACCCTTACGCCGAGCGCTTGGTGACCGGCATTGGGCACCATGTGCAGGAGCTGCACCGCAGTGTCGCTCCTCACGCGGCTGCCAGCCCCGCGCGACTCAGCCGCTGTGTGCAGAGCCTGTCCCACAAACTCACACTCAAGGCAAAGGACCTGCACACCAGCATCCAGCGCAACCTGGACCAGCTGCGCGAGGGGCTCAGTGCCTTTGTCCGCACCAGCGCAGATGGGGCCGAGGCTGGAGCCTCCCCGGACCCCCAGGCACTCTCTGAGGAGGTCCGCCAGAGACTCCAGGCTTTTCGACACGACACCTACCTACAGATCGCTGCATTCACTCGGGCCATTgaccaggagacagaggaagttcAGCAGCAGCTAGCACCACCCCCGCCTGGCCACAGCGCCTTCGCTCCTGAGTTGGAACACCCGGACAAGGACAAGGCCCTGAACAGACTGCAGAGTCGACTGGATGACCTGTGGGAAGATATTAGCTATAGCCTTCACGACCAAGACCATAGCCAGCTGGGAGAGCCCTGA
- the Zpr1 gene encoding zinc finger protein ZPR1, whose protein sequence is MSASGAVQPGPPGPGAAVGPSPSAAGSPATGPLFRPLSAEDEEQQPTEIESLCMNCYRNGTTRLLLTKIPFFREIIVSSFFCEHCGWNNTEIQSAGRIQDQGVRYTLTVRGQEDMNREVVKTDSATTRIPELDFEIPAFSQKGALTTVEGLISRAISGLEQDQPTRRVMEHAIAERIDEFIGKLKDLKRLASPFTLIIDDPSGNSFVENPHAPQKDDALVITHYNRTPQQAEMLGLQAEAPEEKSEEEDLRNEVLQFNTNCPECNAPAQTNMKLVQIPHFKEVIIMATNCENCGHRTNEVKSGGAVEPLGTKITLHITDPSDMTRDLLKSETCSVEIPELEFELGMAVLGGKFTTLEGLLKDIRELVTKNPFTLGDSSNPDQSEKLREFSQKLDQIIEGKLKAHFVMNDPAGNSYLQNVYAPEDDPEMKVERYTRTFDQNEELGLNDMKTEGYEAGLAPQR, encoded by the exons ATGTCCGCCAGCGGGGCTGTGCAGCCCGGTCCCCCGGGGCCGGGGGCTGCAGTTGGGCCCTCGCCCTCCGCGGCCGGATCGCCAGCCACGGGGCCCTTGTTCCGGCCCCTCAGCGCCGAGGACGAGGAGCAGCAGCCCACCGAGATCGAGTCGCTGTGCATGAACTGTTACCGTAAC GGCACGACGCGCCTTCTGCTCACCAAGATCCCCTTCTTTAGAGAAATAATCGTGAGCTCCTTTTTCTGCGAGCACTGCGGTTGGAACAACACGGAGATCCAGTCAGCAGGCAGGATCCAGGACCAGGGAGTGCGATACACTTTGACCGTTAGGGGCCAAGAG GACATGAACAGAGAAGTGGTGAAGACAGACTCTGCCACCACAAGGATCCCGGAGCTGGATTTTGAAATTCCAGCCTTCAGCCAGAAGGGAG CTCTGACCACCGTTGAAGGATTGATCAGCCGTGCCATCTCTGGCCTGGAGCAGGACCAGCCCACACGACGG GTGATGGAACACGCCATAGCTGAAAGAATTGATGAGTTCATTGGCAAACTGAAGGACCTAAAGAGGCTGGCTTCCCCGTTCACTCTG ATCATTGATGATCCCTCGGGAAACAGCTTTGTAGAAAACCCACATGCTCCCCAGAAAGATGATGCCTTGGTGATCACACACTACAACCGAACCCCACAGCAAGCCGAGATGCTGGGGCTCCAA GCAGAAGCACCAGaagagaagtcagaagaggaagaTCTCAGAAATGAA GTGCTCCAGTTCAACACCAACTGCCCAGAGTGCAATGCCCCAGCTCAGACCAACATGAAGCTAGTCC AAATCCCCCACTTTAAAGAGGTTATCATCATGGCCACCAACTGCGAGAACTGTGGGCATCGGACTAATGAG GTGAAGTCTGGAGGAGCTGTAGAGCCCTTGGGTACCAAGATCACCCTCCACATCACAGACCCCTCAGACATGACCAGAGACCTCCTCAAG TCTGAGACGTGCAGTGTGGAAATCCCGGAGCTGGAGTTTGAACTGGGAATGGCTGTCCTTGGGGGCAAGTTCACCACTCTGGAAGGGCTTCTGAAAGACATCCGAGAACTG GTAACCAAGAACCCATTCACCCTGGGCGACAGCTCGAATCCTGACCAGTCGGAGAAACTGCGGGAGTTTAGTCAGAAGTTGGACCAG ATCATCGAGGGCAAGCTGAAGGCCCACTTTGTTATGAACGATCCAGCAGGAAACAGTTACCTGCAG AATGTGTATGCCCCTGAAGATGATCCAGAGATGAAGGTAGAGCGGTACACGCGTACCTTTGACCAAAATGAGGAGCTTGGGCTCAATGACATGAAGACAGAGGGCTATGAGGCAGGTCTGGCCCCACAGCGGTAG
- the Bud13 gene encoding BUD13 homolog isoform X1 — protein sequence MAAAPPVSKAEYLKRYLSGADAGLEGGSESVRKRRKKRPKPGGAAGKGMRIVDDDVGWAAISATKPEKEEEEDGDLPVVAEFVDERPEEVKQMEAFRSSAKWKLLGDHSEDGHFRHDEQDPSSPRRVRHDTPDPSPRRARHDTPDPSPPRKTHHDTPDPSPPRRVRHDTPDPSSPRRARHDTPDPSPPRRSRHDTPDPSPPRRSRHDTPDPSPPRRSRHDTDTSPPRRVRHDSDTSPPRKSHRNSSGVSPRRGHPGSSGVSPPRRAHNHSPDTATHRRTFDTSDPQPLRRARHDSPGLELSKTKSSKAAERSSSKTVHQRGLGPSYSSLSKYGQDSDLSPRKRQAKAHVGAKKQLDPKGVCQKSSDSDLSPPRQKQNPGHQDSDSDLSPPRNRQRRRSSDSDLSPPRRRQRTKSSDSDLSPPRRSPRPGKKTARMYSGAKTGLVTDVQREQQDLKKQDQDTTALGAQFEFAETVFRDKSGRKRNLKLERLEQRRKAEKDSERDELYAQWGKGLAQSRQQQQNVEDAMKEMQKPLARYIDDEDLDRMLREQEREGDPMANFIKKNKAKENKHKKVRPRYNGPAPPPNRFNIWPGYRWDGVDRSNGFEQKRFARLASKKAVEELAYKWSVEDM from the exons ATGGCGGCAGCTCCGCCGGTCTCCAAGGCTGAGTATCTGAAGCGTTACTTGTCTGGTGCCGATGCCGGCCTGGAAGGAGGTTCAGAGTCCGTTCGGAAGAGGCGCAAAAAACGACCGAAGCCGGGAGGCGCCGCTGGCAAGGG AATGCGGATTGTTGATGACGATGTGGGCTGGGCAGCTATCTCTGCCACTAAAccggaaaaggaggaggaagaggatggagatttGCCTGTG GTGGCTGAGTTTGTGGATGAGCGTCCAGAAGAGGTGAAGCAGATGGAGGCCTTCCGCTCCAGTGCCAAATGGAAGCTCCTGGGAG ACCACAGTGAAGATGGGCATTTCCGTCATGATGAGCAAGATCCATCTTCTCCTAGGAGGGTTCGTCATGACACCCCAGATCCATCTCCTAGGAGGGCCCGTCATGACACCCCAGATCCATCTCCTCCCAGGAAGACCCATCATGATACACCAGATCCATCTCCTCCTAGGAGGGTTCGTCATGACACCCCGGATCCATCTTCTCCCAGGAGGGCCCGTCATGATACCCCAGATCCATCTCCCCCAAGGAGATCCCGTCATGATACCCCAGATCCATCTCCCCCAAGGAGATCCCGTCATGATACCCCAGATCCTTCTCCCCCAAGAAGATCCCGTCATGACACAGACACATCTCCTCCTAGAAGGGTCCGCCATGACTCAGACACTTCTCCCCCCAGGAAGTCTCATCGTAATTCTTCAGGTGTATCTCCTAGAAGAGGCCATCCTGGTTCCTCGGGTGTCTCTCCCCCCAGAAGGGCCCATAACCACTCCCCTGACACAGCCACACATAGGAGGACTTTTGACACTTCAGACCCACAGCCTCTCAGGAGGGCCCGTCATGACTCCCCTGGTTTGGAACTGTCCAAAACCAAAAGTAGTAAAGCTGCGGAAAGATCCTCTAGCAAGACCGTACACCAGAGGGGGCTGGGACCCTCTTACTCATCACTCTCCAAGTATGGGCAGGACTCTGACCTTTCTCCACGGAAACGGCAAGCAAAGGCTCATGTTGGAGCTAAGAAGCAGCTTGATCCTAAAG GTGTCTGCCAAAAATCCTCTGATTCAGACCTTTCTCCTCCACGgcaaaaacaaaatccaggacACCAGGATTCTGACTCAGATCTGTCACCGCCACGGAATAGACAGAGACGCCGGAGCTCTGACTCTGACCTCTCTCCACCCCGGAGAAGACAGAGGACCAAATCTTCTGATTCTGATCTCTCTCCTCCTCGAAGGAGTCCCCGTCCCGGGAAGAAG ACTGCACGTATGTATTCTGGAGCAAAAACTGGGTTGGTGACTGATGTTCAGCGGGAGCAGCAGGATCTCAAGAAACAGGACCAAGACACCACAGCCCTTGGAG CTCAGTTTGAATTCGCTGAAACGGTGTTTCGAGACAAGTCTGGTCGTAAGAGGAATTTGAAGCTGGAACGCCTGGAGcagaggagaaaagcagagaaggaCTCAGAGCGAGATGAGCTTTATGCCCAGTGGGGCAAAGG GCTTGCCCAGAgccggcagcagcagcagaatgTAGAAGATGCAATGAAGGAGATGCAGAAGCCTCTGGCCCGCTATATCGATGATGAAGATCTGGATCGGATgctgagagaacaagagagagagggggaccCGATGGCCAACTTCATTAAGAAGAATAAGGCTAAGGAGAACAAGCACAAGAAAG TGAGGCCTCGCTATAATGGTCCTGCACCTCCTCCCAATAGATTCAATATCTGGCCTGGATACCGCTGGGATGGAGTGGACAG ATCCAACGGCTTCGAACAGAAGCGCTTTGCCAGGCTCGCCAGCAAGAAGGCTGTGGAGGAGCTTGCCTACAAGTGGAGTGTGGAGGACATGTAG
- the Bud13 gene encoding BUD13 homolog isoform X2, protein MRIVDDDVGWAAISATKPEKEEEEDGDLPVVAEFVDERPEEVKQMEAFRSSAKWKLLGDHSEDGHFRHDEQDPSSPRRVRHDTPDPSPRRARHDTPDPSPPRKTHHDTPDPSPPRRVRHDTPDPSSPRRARHDTPDPSPPRRSRHDTPDPSPPRRSRHDTPDPSPPRRSRHDTDTSPPRRVRHDSDTSPPRKSHRNSSGVSPRRGHPGSSGVSPPRRAHNHSPDTATHRRTFDTSDPQPLRRARHDSPGLELSKTKSSKAAERSSSKTVHQRGLGPSYSSLSKYGQDSDLSPRKRQAKAHVGAKKQLDPKGVCQKSSDSDLSPPRQKQNPGHQDSDSDLSPPRNRQRRRSSDSDLSPPRRRQRTKSSDSDLSPPRRSPRPGKKTARMYSGAKTGLVTDVQREQQDLKKQDQDTTALGAQFEFAETVFRDKSGRKRNLKLERLEQRRKAEKDSERDELYAQWGKGLAQSRQQQQNVEDAMKEMQKPLARYIDDEDLDRMLREQEREGDPMANFIKKNKAKENKHKKVRPRYNGPAPPPNRFNIWPGYRWDGVDRSNGFEQKRFARLASKKAVEELAYKWSVEDM, encoded by the exons ATGCGGATTGTTGATGACGATGTGGGCTGGGCAGCTATCTCTGCCACTAAAccggaaaaggaggaggaagaggatggagatttGCCTGTG GTGGCTGAGTTTGTGGATGAGCGTCCAGAAGAGGTGAAGCAGATGGAGGCCTTCCGCTCCAGTGCCAAATGGAAGCTCCTGGGAG ACCACAGTGAAGATGGGCATTTCCGTCATGATGAGCAAGATCCATCTTCTCCTAGGAGGGTTCGTCATGACACCCCAGATCCATCTCCTAGGAGGGCCCGTCATGACACCCCAGATCCATCTCCTCCCAGGAAGACCCATCATGATACACCAGATCCATCTCCTCCTAGGAGGGTTCGTCATGACACCCCGGATCCATCTTCTCCCAGGAGGGCCCGTCATGATACCCCAGATCCATCTCCCCCAAGGAGATCCCGTCATGATACCCCAGATCCATCTCCCCCAAGGAGATCCCGTCATGATACCCCAGATCCTTCTCCCCCAAGAAGATCCCGTCATGACACAGACACATCTCCTCCTAGAAGGGTCCGCCATGACTCAGACACTTCTCCCCCCAGGAAGTCTCATCGTAATTCTTCAGGTGTATCTCCTAGAAGAGGCCATCCTGGTTCCTCGGGTGTCTCTCCCCCCAGAAGGGCCCATAACCACTCCCCTGACACAGCCACACATAGGAGGACTTTTGACACTTCAGACCCACAGCCTCTCAGGAGGGCCCGTCATGACTCCCCTGGTTTGGAACTGTCCAAAACCAAAAGTAGTAAAGCTGCGGAAAGATCCTCTAGCAAGACCGTACACCAGAGGGGGCTGGGACCCTCTTACTCATCACTCTCCAAGTATGGGCAGGACTCTGACCTTTCTCCACGGAAACGGCAAGCAAAGGCTCATGTTGGAGCTAAGAAGCAGCTTGATCCTAAAG GTGTCTGCCAAAAATCCTCTGATTCAGACCTTTCTCCTCCACGgcaaaaacaaaatccaggacACCAGGATTCTGACTCAGATCTGTCACCGCCACGGAATAGACAGAGACGCCGGAGCTCTGACTCTGACCTCTCTCCACCCCGGAGAAGACAGAGGACCAAATCTTCTGATTCTGATCTCTCTCCTCCTCGAAGGAGTCCCCGTCCCGGGAAGAAG ACTGCACGTATGTATTCTGGAGCAAAAACTGGGTTGGTGACTGATGTTCAGCGGGAGCAGCAGGATCTCAAGAAACAGGACCAAGACACCACAGCCCTTGGAG CTCAGTTTGAATTCGCTGAAACGGTGTTTCGAGACAAGTCTGGTCGTAAGAGGAATTTGAAGCTGGAACGCCTGGAGcagaggagaaaagcagagaaggaCTCAGAGCGAGATGAGCTTTATGCCCAGTGGGGCAAAGG GCTTGCCCAGAgccggcagcagcagcagaatgTAGAAGATGCAATGAAGGAGATGCAGAAGCCTCTGGCCCGCTATATCGATGATGAAGATCTGGATCGGATgctgagagaacaagagagagagggggaccCGATGGCCAACTTCATTAAGAAGAATAAGGCTAAGGAGAACAAGCACAAGAAAG TGAGGCCTCGCTATAATGGTCCTGCACCTCCTCCCAATAGATTCAATATCTGGCCTGGATACCGCTGGGATGGAGTGGACAG ATCCAACGGCTTCGAACAGAAGCGCTTTGCCAGGCTCGCCAGCAAGAAGGCTGTGGAGGAGCTTGCCTACAAGTGGAGTGTGGAGGACATGTAG